In Pedobacter sp. W3I1, one DNA window encodes the following:
- a CDS encoding FecR family protein — protein MTENEYLSLCEKYLRGACTLEEEHILSAYQDAQGLSGLSLSEEEEKRLGEILKARIQNSINGESPVKSPLRIRRLKWQIAAAIAASVLLFIYFGTDLFRSAKRKENTVLVKKETIRNKDILPGSTNAVLTLSNGERIKLDGTGDGIISKDGNTHISKSGNGLVVSATGKSLNNVLNKITIPKGGKYDITLPDGTRVWLNSASSLSFPTAFTGRERKVLLTGEAYFEVAKNKEMPFKVDVEGKQEVEVLGTHFNITAFAEDKNIMTTLLEGAVKINYKKSSTLIKPGQMAINNLQNNLKVVPADLEEVMAWKNDMFIFNNENISSIMKKISRWYDVDVEYKGDVSGVNFDGNYSRSKGLKSLLKNIELTDKVRFVIEGRRITVIVK, from the coding sequence ATGACCGAAAATGAATATCTTTCTCTCTGTGAGAAATATCTGAGGGGAGCGTGTACGCTCGAGGAAGAACATATACTTTCCGCTTATCAGGATGCCCAGGGGCTGTCTGGCCTTTCACTATCAGAGGAAGAGGAGAAACGCCTGGGAGAAATATTAAAGGCAAGGATCCAAAACAGCATCAACGGAGAATCGCCGGTAAAAAGCCCGTTGCGTATCAGGCGCTTGAAATGGCAGATTGCAGCTGCAATTGCAGCATCGGTTTTACTCTTTATCTATTTTGGAACGGATCTTTTTAGATCGGCAAAACGCAAAGAAAATACGGTCCTTGTCAAAAAAGAGACCATCAGGAACAAAGACATTTTACCAGGTTCTACAAATGCGGTACTTACCTTGTCAAATGGGGAGCGTATCAAGCTTGACGGTACCGGTGATGGGATCATCAGTAAGGACGGAAATACTCATATTTCAAAATCCGGTAACGGTCTGGTTGTATCTGCCACAGGCAAAAGCCTGAATAATGTACTGAATAAGATTACAATCCCTAAGGGAGGAAAATACGACATAACCCTGCCTGATGGAACACGGGTGTGGTTGAATTCTGCTTCCTCATTAAGTTTTCCAACAGCCTTTACAGGAAGGGAACGCAAGGTATTACTTACGGGTGAGGCCTATTTTGAAGTAGCCAAGAACAAAGAAATGCCGTTTAAGGTGGATGTTGAGGGCAAACAGGAGGTTGAAGTATTGGGAACGCATTTCAATATTACCGCCTTTGCTGAGGATAAGAACATCATGACCACTTTATTGGAAGGGGCTGTAAAAATCAATTACAAAAAATCATCCACATTGATTAAACCTGGCCAAATGGCAATTAATAATCTACAGAATAACTTAAAGGTTGTACCCGCAGACCTGGAAGAGGTGATGGCCTGGAAAAATGATATGTTTATTTTCAATAATGAAAATATCAGCTCGATCATGAAAAAGATATCAAGATGGTACGATGTAGATGTTGAATATAAAGGCGATGTATCCGGAGTTAACTTCGATGGTAATTATTCCCGTTCTAAAGGACTTAAAAGCCTGCTAAAAAATATTGAGTTAACAGATAAAGTTCGGTTTGTAATTGAAGGAAGGAGGATCACAGTTATAGTTAAATAA
- a CDS encoding RNA polymerase sigma factor has protein sequence MPASNYTDSELLQRILLDDEKAFNTLFDRHWSKVYAVCFKYVKDEEAALEITHDIFLNIWNKRGQLNISSFKNYVLTSASYRGIRRKQQLNAVPINYVEDYSQGEHSFLLNELSATNTGEEKISAEEFDTKVMHMLAELPKRCREIYLLSRKENLSITEISLKLNISKRTVENQLTAALKHLRQCLKYSGILLILMQK, from the coding sequence ATGCCAGCGAGTAATTATACCGATTCCGAATTATTACAGCGTATACTTTTAGATGATGAAAAAGCGTTCAACACTCTGTTTGACCGCCATTGGTCTAAGGTTTATGCCGTATGCTTTAAATATGTTAAAGATGAGGAAGCTGCGTTGGAGATCACCCATGATATATTCCTGAACATCTGGAACAAACGGGGACAGTTGAACATAAGTTCTTTTAAGAATTATGTACTCACCAGCGCAAGTTATCGGGGCATCAGGAGGAAACAGCAGCTCAATGCCGTACCAATAAACTATGTAGAGGATTACAGTCAGGGCGAGCATTCCTTTTTACTGAATGAGCTTTCAGCAACTAACACTGGTGAAGAAAAGATCAGCGCGGAAGAATTTGATACAAAGGTTATGCACATGCTCGCTGAACTCCCAAAAAGATGCCGGGAGATCTACCTGTTGAGCAGGAAGGAAAACCTGAGTATTACTGAAATCTCCCTGAAACTGAATATCTCCAAACGGACAGTTGAGAACCAGCTCACTGCTGCATTAAAACACCTGAGGCAATGCCTTAAATATTCAGGGATCCTGTTGATCCTGATGCAGAAATAA
- a CDS encoding helix-turn-helix domain-containing protein: MKTECLGDYIKHKGEKYPCTVSLAMGLVGGKWKAVILYHLKDREKRYSELRREMPSITEMTLSLQLKQLENDGLVSRKVYGKKPPIKVVYNLTDFGKTTIPVLEAITAWGNYVAIEQGELAGGNIK; this comes from the coding sequence ATGAAAACAGAATGTCTTGGAGATTATATCAAACATAAAGGGGAAAAATATCCTTGTACCGTCAGCCTTGCAATGGGACTAGTAGGGGGAAAGTGGAAAGCAGTTATTCTTTACCATTTGAAGGACAGGGAAAAAAGATATAGCGAACTTCGCAGGGAAATGCCATCGATTACCGAAATGACATTAAGCCTGCAACTAAAGCAATTGGAAAACGATGGTTTGGTGTCGAGAAAGGTATATGGGAAAAAACCACCCATAAAAGTGGTTTATAACCTAACTGATTTTGGTAAAACAACTATTCCAGTTTTAGAGGCGATCACGGCATGGGGCAATTATGTTGCTATTGAGCAGGGTGAACTGGCGGGCGGGAATATAAAATAA
- a CDS encoding NmrA/HSCARG family protein, with translation MAANLNTNEAVTPKDKPLITIVGILGKQGKSAANTLLQSGRYRIRGITRRIDSPEALSLVGQGIELVKLPLDVGYKKDFVEAFRGSQCIFLMTPNIEPHLSHEFELGKQLADAAVEAGVQQIIFSSLENVDEITEGKKFAPHFTDKAKIEQYICTLPIASSFIYMAFFYTNLLEFYTPKVIDDTLVFPIYLPQHFRAPFVDPLTATGPAILEILSHPDLYAGKSLPVIGDIISPQEMVEAFTRVTGKKAVYSSAFLPEDFLYHFPELGANDLLFREILGMAEYAVDYGYFSQGRDLLWSRRINPNSLTWEQFLRTTGWQGQKLSY, from the coding sequence ATGGCAGCGAATTTAAATACAAATGAGGCAGTTACACCAAAAGATAAACCACTGATTACTATTGTAGGCATTCTGGGAAAGCAGGGAAAAAGTGCTGCGAACACGCTGTTACAGAGCGGGCGTTATCGTATACGCGGCATTACCCGCCGCATTGATTCACCAGAGGCCTTAAGTCTGGTGGGGCAAGGAATTGAACTTGTGAAATTGCCGCTGGACGTGGGGTATAAAAAAGACTTTGTGGAAGCATTCCGCGGATCGCAATGTATTTTCTTGATGACTCCCAATATCGAACCCCACTTAAGTCACGAGTTCGAGCTGGGGAAGCAGTTAGCTGATGCAGCGGTCGAAGCAGGCGTTCAGCAGATCATTTTCAGCAGCCTGGAAAACGTGGATGAGATTACGGAAGGAAAAAAATTTGCTCCTCATTTTACAGACAAGGCCAAAATTGAGCAATATATCTGCACCTTACCCATTGCCAGTTCGTTTATCTATATGGCTTTTTTCTACACCAACCTATTGGAGTTTTATACACCTAAAGTAATAGATGATACACTTGTTTTCCCAATATACCTACCACAGCACTTCCGGGCGCCGTTCGTCGACCCGCTTACCGCAACCGGGCCGGCTATCCTGGAGATTCTTTCTCATCCGGATTTGTACGCAGGTAAATCATTACCGGTAATCGGCGATATCATCTCTCCTCAGGAAATGGTTGAAGCTTTTACAAGGGTTACTGGTAAGAAAGCCGTTTACAGTTCTGCTTTCTTACCGGAGGATTTCCTTTATCATTTCCCTGAACTAGGCGCAAATGACCTTTTATTCCGGGAAATCCTGGGCATGGCAGAATATGCTGTGGATTACGGCTATTTCAGCCAAGGGCGTGACCTGCTTTGGAGCCGCCGGATAAACCCGAACAGCCTGACCTGGGAACAGTTCCTACGCACTACCGGTTGGCAAGGACAAAAACTTTCATATTGA
- a CDS encoding SDR family oxidoreductase, giving the protein MKENKVWLITGAGSGIGLQIAKAALAEGHKVVATGRDANKVSNALDNATGNLLVVKMDVTNPDEINTGVHSAIEKFGAIDILVNNAGNFYAGFFEELSQNQVERQIATNLFGPMNITRAVLPFMRKNKSGHIISISSTAALVGYELCSAYAASKFGLEGWMESLQLEVAPFGINTTIVEPGFFRTSLLEPSSTIWSELQLEDYAERIAALRPFWESMNGTQGGDPAKLAAALLKITSESTPPKRWMAGADSIAEAERKAKELLEQANAYRELSSSLSYQ; this is encoded by the coding sequence ATGAAAGAGAATAAAGTTTGGTTAATAACCGGTGCTGGCAGCGGAATAGGCTTACAAATTGCCAAGGCGGCTCTTGCCGAAGGCCATAAAGTTGTTGCAACAGGCAGAGATGCGAATAAAGTATCAAATGCATTAGATAATGCTACCGGTAACTTATTGGTGGTTAAAATGGATGTAACTAATCCGGATGAAATTAATACTGGCGTACATTCAGCAATTGAGAAATTCGGAGCAATTGATATACTGGTTAACAATGCGGGTAACTTCTATGCAGGCTTTTTTGAAGAGTTAAGCCAAAACCAGGTGGAACGTCAGATAGCTACCAATCTATTTGGACCTATGAATATAACAAGAGCCGTTTTACCCTTTATGAGAAAAAATAAATCGGGGCATATCATATCCATTTCCTCTACTGCTGCACTGGTTGGTTATGAACTATGTTCAGCCTATGCTGCATCCAAGTTTGGGTTAGAAGGTTGGATGGAATCTTTACAACTGGAAGTAGCACCATTTGGGATAAATACTACCATTGTAGAACCTGGCTTTTTTAGAACCAGCTTATTGGAACCATCCTCCACAATATGGTCAGAACTTCAGCTTGAAGACTATGCTGAACGCATCGCAGCACTAAGACCTTTTTGGGAAAGTATGAACGGAACACAAGGCGGTGATCCTGCAAAGTTAGCAGCGGCATTGCTTAAAATTACGAGCGAAAGCACACCTCCTAAACGTTGGATGGCAGGTGCAGATAGCATTGCGGAAGCAGAAAGAAAAGCGAAAGAATTATTGGAACAAGCTAACGCTTATCGTGAGTTATCTTCATCTCTTTCGTATCAATAA